The following is a genomic window from Bos taurus isolate L1 Dominette 01449 registration number 42190680 breed Hereford chromosome 11, ARS-UCD2.0, whole genome shotgun sequence.
GGCACAGAGGCCGCCCGGCCCAGGCCCACAGGGAGCGTACCCTGGATACACAGCGTCATCCCGAGGACCCCGGGCCCTCTGGGCCCATCCCCCACCGCTGGGGACAGGGAAGGGCCCGCTGCCAGGGCCCGGCGGATTAGCACGCTCTTGTTAGTCCGCATGACCAGCTGCGAGCAGGACACCAAGGGGGCTGGGCGCAAACAGGCCTCGAGCCTGGCACGGCCTGGCCAGGCAGCGGCCGGCAGGAGGGGTGGGCCCACAGGCCCGTCTCAGCCAGCTGGGGCACGCAGTGGGTCACGTCCCACCTCCCTTCAGTCCCCAGGCTCTGCGTGAGCTCAGGTCTGTGGGTCACAGGACACCCTGTGACTCGTGCGCTGGGGGGACCCGTCTCCAGACCCCAGGCGGACAGAATGGGCAGGGCTGCAGCCAGAGGCACCTGCACAAGCCTGGTCAGCTGAGCGGTGGGGACTTTGCCCCAGGTCGCCAGTGGGTGGGTCCTGGCTCCACCTACTTCACCGTCACCGCAGCAGCCTGTCTGGCATGCCCAGCTGGTTACCGGAGGGTATCCACCCTGCACtctgggctgggagctgggctcCAGCAGTCCCAGCCGGGGCTGAGCACCCACCTCACCCCGTACCCCTGCACCCACCATCCCCCACTCAGCCCAAGCTCCAGGGGGCCACAGGACCACCCCACACGGCCCCAGAGGAGTTCTCAGGACGGCTCAGGTGGGATGCCCTGAGTCAAtgacagccccacccccacccactccccCTCCCCGCCATCAGTGGGGAAGCTGAGAGGAGGGTCCGGGCCTGCTCCAGCAGTCCCAGGCTCTAGAAAGACCCGAGGACCAGAGGGGTGGGTTGGCTGGGGGCTTGGACACGGAGGCTCAAGCCCTCTGGGCATCATGCTGGGCTGGGCGGGCGATGGGCAAGTGAGGAgtgcagaggggaggggaggagccgcCAGACGGGCACCTTCTGGGGGAGACGCCCGCAGTGCCAACCTGGAgagcctggggctggggcaggggcgaGAGGGGCGtggccgccccctcccccagcagccaGGAGGAGGCAGGGCGTCTGTGCCTCTGCCCAGAGATAACTAACTGGGGGCCGTGTGTGCCCCCTGGGCACGGCTCCAGGGTGCACGGCTGGCTGGGCACCCACAGCCCAGAGCAGGGCTGTGCCCTCCACGGACGTGTCACCGGCAGCCTCCGCCCGGGTGAGGAGCTGTGCCTCCCTGTCCCCCGGAAGAGGCGGCGGTctagcccccaccccacccgggAGGCCCCCGATGTCCTGCTGGCCTCCTGACCCCCACATCCCTGGACTTCGGGGTGGGAGCGGGGGCGGGAGAGCGATGAAGCCCCAGGCTGGCTGGGCACAGGGGCAGCGGGGCCATAGGGGGCGGCCATGGCTGGGGTGGCCCAGGTCACTGTTAAGGGCCGGGCAGCCCCACGCCTCCGTCCCACCCAATGGGCGTTCCGCTCTTCCTGGAAAGGGCAGCTGGTGCTTGCCCAGGCAGAAACTGCCCCCAGCAGCTCATGCTGCTACGGCAGGGCCCTAGCCAGACTGCTCGACCATGCTAAGCACCATCCATCTGGACCCCCAACCCCTGAGGCTGGCACCAGGACAGTGACCAGGCCGGTCTGAGGGCCAGGCCGGGCCGGGGCCTGCTTCCTCCCGAAACTTCCTCGCGTCCTTCTCACCCCCACTCAACTACCAGTGACCCCCACAGTCCTGCCCCCAGGCTTTgggctgcagccctccagacccaggaagcagcagcaggctccCAGTATGAGGGCCGTGGGGCTGGGACAGGGGCTCAACAGAGGGCTCCTCGACCTCCAGTGCCCTCAGGCCCACCCTCCGAACGCCTCCACAGCCCGAGGCCAGCAGGGGAAGGAGCCTCCAGCAGCAGTTGGGGCCAAGGGTCAGGACGCTGGAGCAGAACAGAGGAGAGAACAGCTATCGGGGTGGGGCTGTGACCATGGCTGCTGGACCCGAACAGAGCGTGAGGCGAGGTCAGGTGGCCAGGaccgggcaggggtgggggcgcgCCGGAAGAGCGGCGGGGGATGGGCACGGATGCCTGATAGGGCAGATGGAGTGGCAGGAGAGGGTGACGGCAGGAGAGAGTGACGCAGGGAGCGAGGCAGTGCCAAGGCCGACCCTGAGGCAGGAAGGCGAAAGGAAGCAGACAGGCGAGGTGCCACGTCTAATCAGACAGCGCCAGCAGCATGGCGGGCGAGGGGGCTCCGTGACACCAGCACGCCACCGCCCCCCACGGCCCCAAAGACACTGAGGCAAAGGGCAGAGGCGGCCTCAGGACGGCAGGGAAGGAGATGCCGACCCAGGGAGAGTGCATCTGCCAGCAGCACCTGCTGATCACAGTCATGTGGAGCCGGCCTTGGAATCTGCCCCGGGGTAACACACTGCTGCCGGAATGACCAGGAAGAATCTGAGGAACGTCTCCTTGTGCCCAGAGGGTGCCAGGCCTCCTCAGTGAGGGCAGCCTTTTCATCACTCCCCAGCAGCTCAGCCCAGGCTCAGACCAGCCTGCCCCACACCAAGGGCTCAGTCAACTCTCACTCAAAGCCAAGTCCTGCTAAGTACGAAGCCGGTATGCTCTCTGGGGAGGCGAGTAGGAGTCCCACCCCATCCAAATCAAAGGGCTTCCTGCCCCTTCCCACTTCCACCCTGGCCCCTGCAACCTGCACAGGCCAGGACCCGAAGAACACGCCAGGCCACTCCTTGAAGCCAGGGCCCACCTGGGACAGGACTGCCCAGCCAATTCCAGAGAGAGCCACAAGAGTCAACAGGAAGACACGGCCCTGGCTAGACCCACCGTCCCCACCAGCCTCTCAATGTACTGAGCCCCTGGGTCCCTAGGATCCCACTAGAACCCGTGCCAGGGACTCCCCCAGCCCAGACTCTCCTGGAGCGTGCACAGCCACCAGCCCCCTCTGGTCCACGTAGACGCCATCCCACACCCAGCCCAGGTGTCCTGAGAACAGGCCACATGCTACACCCACAGATCTGTGACCTGCCACCTCTCCCCCTCCCTGCTGGGGACTCTGCCCCCTGCCCACTCACCTTCTTTCTTGAGGAGCCGGCCTTGGTGAGACAGGACTTCTGCAGGGCCAGGTAGCCGCCAATCACCTCGATCTCGTGCACGGTGGGGTAGCGCTTCTTCAGCGAGGTCCCCGCAGCAGCAGAGGGCTCCGAAACTCTGCCTGGTTCCTCTTCCTCAGCCTCCCTTGGCCTGGCCTCACCGTTGGCCTGCACGGCCCCTGGTTTCCTCTTAGGCACCACTGTGAAGGTGTTGCCACCCCGACGCTGGAGCTCTGACAAGTGGCCAGGCCTGGTTGGATGTGGGTGGTACTGGGGAGGCGCACCAACCCTGGAGCAGGGCAGTTTGGCTTCTTGGGGAACCTCGTCCTCTGAGTCCACCTCATCAATGAAAGTGATGGGCAGCCCTGGCCGCCCAGGCTCCCTGCCGTTCTTGGCCAAGCCAGGAGTCTGGAAGCCCTGGGCAggctcagcttcagcagcagcccGTGGAGACGGCGGTGGTGAGGGTGGCCTTTGCCACCTGACGGCAGGGTCCACAAGGGCAGTGGTGGGTGCGGGGCTGCCCCCCTCCTCGATCCTGGAGGGGCTCCTTTCCCCTGCAAACACACCATTCACTCCAGGCACCAGCTGGGCTTCAGGCTCCGGGTGCTGGGAGGCCCAGCCTTCTTCCTCTGGAGGTGCCACGGACCGCCTCCCTTCCCCAGGAGGAGCCCCAGAGGTCTTGCGCTTGGGGATGACTACGAAAGAGTTTCGAGAGTTCACTCGAAGACTGGCCAGAGCCCGGGCCTGGAGATCCCCGGCAGGGATCCTACCCATGTCTGGCTTGGGGGCTGGCCGTATCTCAAAGGAGTCATTGGCGCTGGTGGCCGCGGAGACCCACTGGCGCTGGCTGGGAGTGGCACTGGAAGGGCTGAGCGTGGGCAAGGCCGGAGCCGCGGCTGGAGTGGCACTGGGGGTCCCCGGGCTGGGGGACTGGTGGGCGGGGGCCTCCCCCGACTCCACCtttggcttccactcgcctggccCAGGCGCGGAGTCCTCAAAGCCCTTGGCAGCGCCGGCCCGGGACTCTGGGGCCCCGGGCCCGTTGGGGAGTGGGCAAGTGCCCGCACTATGGCGCAGGCCCCGCGGGTGGACAGTGAAGGAGTTGTTGCTGGTCTTGTGCAAGAAGTCGCTGCGCCGGGGCCTGGGGCCAAGGCCTGAGCCGCAGCGCTCCGGATCGGACTGAAAGCAGGCGGCGCGCTCGCCCACGCGTGGAACGGCCGGGCCCGGAGAGGGCGGCGGCGTGGGACGGACGCGCTCCGGGCTCCCGCGGCGGCGCGGCGCGGCCGGCGGGTCGAACTTCTGGAGCAGGCGGCTGACGCGGCCGGGCGGCGGCGGTGCCTCGTACACAAGCACCTCCGCGGCGCGGATGCGGGCGGTCCCGCCAGGACCGAGGCCCGGGTTAGGCGCGGGCGCGGGCGG
Proteins encoded in this region:
- the TPRN gene encoding taperin; this translates as MAGLGRPGPAPRAAMPAWKREILERKRAKLAALGGGAAPVAGAGATETAGPATEPLVLAESLGPLRENPFMRLESERRHGARRGGGAGVAGPGARPAEQLLELYCCVPGVRTIRADNILIIESAPGFPPAPAPNPGLGPGGTARIRAAEVLVYEAPPPPGRVSRLLQKFDPPAAPRRRGSPERVRPTPPPSPGPAVPRVGERAACFQSDPERCGSGLGPRPRRSDFLHKTSNNSFTVHPRGLRHSAGTCPLPNGPGAPESRAGAAKGFEDSAPGPGEWKPKVESGEAPAHQSPSPGTPSATPAAAPALPTLSPSSATPSQRQWVSAATSANDSFEIRPAPKPDMGRIPAGDLQARALASLRVNSRNSFVVIPKRKTSGAPPGEGRRSVAPPEEEGWASQHPEPEAQLVPGVNGVFAGERSPSRIEEGGSPAPTTALVDPAVRWQRPPSPPPSPRAAAEAEPAQGFQTPGLAKNGREPGRPGLPITFIDEVDSEDEVPQEAKLPCSRVGAPPQYHPHPTRPGHLSELQRRGGNTFTVVPKRKPGAVQANGEARPREAEEEEPGRVSEPSAAAGTSLKKRYPTVHEIEVIGGYLALQKSCLTKAGSSRKKMKISFNDKSLQTTFEYPPESSLQEAEAEEEEEGDAEEDAEAYGPDGAAEKPLALFLPRATFVSSVGPESPRLPDGSSGLSSYTPKHSVAFSKWPEQVLERTPSAEEAPSKEVMLTPAGQNDLSDFRSEPALYF